Within the Acidipropionibacterium acidipropionici genome, the region CCAGCAGGTCGACGCGACCGATGCCTGGGATCGGGACCTGACAGCGCACCGCTCGACGAAGGGCCGAGACGGCGAGCCGAAGGATCGTCTCGGTGCCCGACTGGGCCGGGGCCATCCGCATCGCGAGTCGTGTGACGCGCCTGCCGTGACCGGCCGCCATCGCCCCGACCTCGTCGAGGCTGAGCAGGCCCTTGTCGACGACGGACTCCATGACGATCAGCAGCTCATCATCGGGCAGGCAGTCCATCGCCACATCGAGGGCGACGTCGACATCGTCGACCGCTCTGCTCGGGGCCCGGCGCCGCCGGTGATGGCAGCAGGTACGCCGGTGGAGCCGCTCGCTCGCGTGACGTGAGGTCCGGACGTGGTGATGGTCGGTGAGTACCCAGACGCCGTGGAAGGCCAGCGCCGAGCAGCATGACATGACGCCACCGCCGCGTACCGCACTCACCACCGACTCCTGTGCCTGGGCGAGCCGGTACCATCCGCGGCGGATGCGCGTGAGGCTGCCGCGGTTCACGGCGCGACGGATGGCCACCTTGCCGAATCCGTTGCGGTGCAGTGCTGCGGTGGTGATGACTCCGCCGCGGCGATCGGCCGGCGGAATGTGATCGATGATCCTCATACCCCAGTTATCGGTGGCGAGGTGGGCGATCTGTCGTTCCGGAGCAGATCTGTGGACAACTTCTGCCGACTCCGGGGCCTGTGGAAAACCCGGTTCGGGTGTCGACGACACGAGCCTGGCCGGCCCGCCGCGTCCCCAATGTGGCGCAGGACGGGGCTCGGTGCGTGTTCGGGTCGGGGCCGGCCGGTGGGCGCCACATTGGGACCGGCGGAGGCGGTGGGGGAGGGCAGGAAGGACAGGGAGGACGGATGGGGGTGGATGAGGCAACTGGTTGGTGAAGACGTCGTGTTGGCCGCCTGCCCGGGTATCTCTACTCTTGATGGCGTGGGAAGAGTCCGAGGTGAGCCGCGTCCCGATTCGGAGGGCGACAGTCCGCGCCCCGAGGTGAGGTGGTCGGCCGGTGACTGAGGTGTTGTCGAATTCCGCCCTGGTTCTCCTCTTCATCCTCATCGGCGGGGTGTTCTCGGCGGCGGAGATGTCGCTGGTCACGCTGCGCGAGGCACAGGTCCAACGACTCGTGGCCACCCACGGCGCCCGAGGCCGTGCCATCCAGAGACTGGTCGACGACCCCAACCGGTTCCTGTCATCGGTTCAGATCGGCGTCACCGTGTCCGGCTTCCTGGCCTCGGCCTTCGGCGGTGCCACCCTGTCGACCCACCTGGATCCGGTGCTCATCGGGTGGGGGCTGCCCCCGTCCGTCGCCGCCCCGGTCTCCCTGGTCCTCATCACGGTGGTGATCTCCTACTTCTCCATCGTGCTGGGAGAGCTCACCGCCAAGCGCCTGGCGATGCAGCGGGCCGAGGGGTTCTCCCTTGTGCTGGGCCCGTTCACCAGCGCCATCTCCGTCGTGTTCAAACCGCTCATCCGGTTTCTCGGCTTCTCCACCGATCTTGCCGTGCGTGTCCTGGGCGGCGACCCCGGGGCGGCGCGTCAGGAGGTCACCGAGGAGGAGCTCAGATCGATGGTGGTCTCCTCGGCGAGCCTCGGCAAGGAGGAGCGCCGGATCCTCGACGAGGTCTTCGACGCCGGTGAGAAATCGCTGCGCGAGGTGATGGTGCCGCGCACCGAGGTCGATTTCCTGAACGGCTCGATGACCGCCGCACAGGCCGCCGCCGTGGTCCGCGACGGCTCCCACTCGCGATATCCGGTCACCGACGGGTCGGTCGACCAGATCGCCGGGTTCATCCATGTGCGCGACCTGCTGGTCCTCGATCCTGCCGAGCGGCACGCCAAGGTCGTCCAGCTGGTCCGCCCGGTGGTGTCCCTGCCCGATTCCGTGCTCCTGCTCAAGGCCCTGTCGGAGCTCCGTCGGCGCCAGGCCAATCTCGCGATGGTGCTGGACGAGTACGGCGGCACGGCGGGCATCGTCACCATGGAGGACCTCGTGGAGGAGATCGTCGGCGACATCACCGACGAGTACGACACCGTCGCTCCGACCGACGCGCTGCACGCCCGACTGCGCGACATCGACGGTCTCATGACGCTGGAGGAGTTCGGCGACCGGGTCGGGCTGGTGCTGCCGGAGGGCCCCTACGACACGGTCGCGGGATACTTCATGTCCCAATCCGGCCAGGTCCCGGTCAAAGGTGCGAAGATCAGCGTGCATCTGGAGAGCGCGGACGCGATGGCCGAGCAGCAGGACGAGGAACCGGAGCCGAATGTGGAGATGACAGTCACCGAGGTCGACGGTCGGCGGGCCTCCTGGTTGGATCTGCGCCGCATCGAGGCGACGCCGGCCCCATCGGTCGACGACGGGTCGGAGCGACGGCCGTGACCACGACCGGGATGCGCGGCCCCGACCCGGACGGGTCGCAGCTGCTCACCGGGCCGGCCGTGGAGAACCTTCTGCGCGCCGCCGTCGACCATGCCGGGGGACAGCTGGAGAGCTGGCGGCTGGATCACGTCGACGCCAACCCCGGCCGCTCCACCACGGCCACCTACCAGGCCGTGGTCCGGTGGCCCTACGGCACCCGCCCGGAACTGCTGGGGGTGAGCGCGCGAAGCGCCGGGCCCGTGACCAGCGACACGAGGGCCGAGATCTTCGCCGACGGGGACCGCGAGGTCGCGGTGTGGCTGTACCCCGATGATCCCGACCTGCCCGGTCTGGCCACCGCCGCCTACCCGGAGCGGATGGCCGATCTCATCACACGGCTCGGCCTGGTGGGCCGCCCCGTGAGCCCGGCCCAGGTGAGCCTCCACATGATCGGCTACCGGCCGCGGCGGCGGGCGGTGCTGAGGGTCGACGTCACCGATCCGCGGCGCACCTTCTACGTCAAGGTGCTGCGCGACAGGCTCTTCGACGAGATCCTCGCCCGGCACCGGATCCTGCTGCGCGGCGGGGTCCCGTCGCCGATCGTGGCCGGCACCACCGACGACAACCTGCTCATCCTCGCCGAGCTGCCCGGCCGGCCGCTGGCGAAGGCGATCTTCGACCCGGTGGAGCCCTGCACCGCCGACGACCTCATCGACGTCCTGGACACCATGCCGGCCGAGGTCGCCGCGCTGGAGCGGCGCCCGCCCTGGACCGACGCGGTCGACCACTACTCCCAGATGGTCTCGGCCGCCCTTCCCTCCCAGGCGGGGCGGTTGGGGTGGATGTCCTCGATGATCGTCCAGGGGCTCGCCCCGGTGCCCCCCGGTGACGAGGCCACCCACGGCGACTTCCACGAGGGCCAGGTGCACGTCGCCGACGGCCGGGTCTGCGGGGTCCTCGACGTCGACACGATCGGGCCGGGACGCCGCGCCGATGACCTGGCCTGCATGGTCGCCCACCTGTCCACCGTGCAGCGGATGGACGCCCAGCAGGCGGCACGGGTGCATCACCTGATCCGCACCTGGGTGCCGGTCTTCGACGAACGGGTCGATCCCACCGAGCTGAGGCTGCGCGCGGCCGCCGTCATCATCTCCCTGGCCACCGGGCCGTACCGCGGTCAGGAGCCCCACTGGGAGCGGGAGACGATCGCGATCCTGGACGCCGCGGAGGCCCTCGTCCGACAGGTCTTCTGAGGCGCGTCTGACCACCAATATGTGACGATCTGGTCACGGCTTCCCCCGGATACGACGTTCCGGGAGCTACGGAGGGTGGAAGGGGCCTACAGTGTGGACCGCCCGGCTCGAGGATCGCCCCTCGAGCGGACATCCAGACCAGCAGATGTTCTGCTTCAGGAGGCATCCCGTGAAGAAGTCACTCACCGCGGTCGCGGCTGTCATCTCAGCCATGGCCCTGTCCCTGTCGGCCTGTGCCCAGGCCCCCGACGAGTCCGGGGGCTCCAGCGCATCGGCCACCGGTTCCTCGTCCCAGGCCGCAGGCAGCGGCAGTTTCAAGGCCTGCATGGTCTCGGACTCCGCCGGATTCACCGACAAGTCGTTCAACCAGACCTCCCTGGCGGGTCTGACGAAGGCCGCCTCGGACCTCAAGGTGAGCACCGCGAAGGTCGAGTCCAAGGATGACAAGGACTACGCGGTCAACATCCAGTCCATGATCGACGCCAAGTGCACGATGATCGTCTCGGTCGGCTTCCTTCTGGAGAACGCCACCGTCGCCGCGGCCAAGGCGAACCCGGATGTGAACTTCGCGATCGTCGACTCCCAGCCCGCGAACGCCCCGAAGAACCTCAAGCCGCTGATCTTCAACACCGCCGAGTCCTCCTTCGAGGCCGGCTACCTCGCCGCTTCGATGACGAAGTCCGGCAAGGTCGGCACCTTCGGCGGCCAGAAGATCCCCACCGTGACGATCTTCATGGACGGCTTCGCCCAGGGCGTCGACTACTACAACACCCAGAAGAAGAAGTCGGTCCAGGTGCTGGGCTGGGACGCCAAGAAGCAGGACGGCCAGTTCGTCCCGCAGCCGAACCCGTTCCAGAACGTGGCCGGCGGCAAGACCACGGCTCAGACGCTGGTCAACCAGGGCGCTGACATCGTCCTGCCGGTGGCCGGCAACGCGGGCAACGGCGCTCTGCAGGTCGTGAAGTCCTCGGGCGGCAAGGTCAACGCGATCTGGGTCGACGCCGACGGGTGCGATACCCAGCCGACCTACTGCTCCAGCATCATCACCTCGGTGTACAAGGGCATGGACGTCGCCGTCTACGACGCCATCAAGGCCGCCAAGGACGGCAACTTCACGGGCGATCCCTACGTCGGATCCCTCAAGGACGGCGGCACCGGGCTGTCCCCGTTCCACACCTTCGACTCGAAGGTCCCGGCCGATCTGAAGTCGGAGCTGAACGCGATCAAGGCCGACATCGCGTCCGGGAAGATCAAGATCACCTCGACTGCTCAGCCCAAGTGATCAGATGGCGGGAGCCCGGGGACGATGTCCTCGTGGCTCCCGCCGCGTCTGTGCGTCGCACGTCGATGTGGAAGGAAATCTCGTGACAAGCGCCACCACCCAGGAGTCGGGGGTCGCGGCTCCCGTCGCCGAAGGGCTGAGCCTGCGCGGCATCACCAAACGGTTCGGCACCCTGACCGCCAACGATCACATCGACCTGGACATCGTGCCCGGGCGGATCCACTGCCTGCTGGGGGAGAACGGGGCCGGCAAGTCCACCCTGATGAACATCCTCTACGGGCTGTTGGACGCCGACGAGGGGACCGTCCACATCGACGGCCGGCCTCAGCACTTCGGTAATCCGAAACAGGCGATGGCCGCCGGCATCGGGATGGTGCACCAGCACTTCATGCTGGTCGACGTCTTCACCGTCGCCGAGAACATCATTCTGGGCCGTGAGCCCTCCCGCGCCGGGGTGCTGAACATGCGCCGGGCGCGCCAGAGGGTCCGCGAGCTGTCGGACCGCTACCACCTCGATGTCACGCCGGACGCGGTGGTGGAGAATCTGCCGGTCGGCGTCCAGCAGCGCGTCGAGATCCTCAAGTCCCTGGCCAACGACGCCAAATACCTCATCTTCGACGAGCCCACCGCGGTGCTCACCCCGCAGGAGATCGACGAACTCATGGCGGTGATGCGCGCTCTGCGTGACGAGGGGCGCGCCATCGTCTTCATCACCCACAAGCTCCGGGAGGTTCAGGCGATCGCCGATGACATCACCGTCATCCGCCGCGGCAAGGTCGTCGGCACCGCCTCCCCGAAGGATCCCGAAGGCAGGCTGGCCGAGCTGATGGTCGGCCGCGCGGTGAGCCTGCGGGTCTCCAAGGGGGCGGCGAAGATCGGCGAGCCGCGCCTGGAGATCGATCACCTCACGGTGGCCGACCCCACCGGTGCGGTGATGGTCGACGACGTCAGCCTGGAGGTGCACGGGGGCGAGATCCTCTGCATCGCCGGCGTCCAGGGCAATGGGCAGACCGAACTGGCGGAGGCCCTGCTGGGGACGTCGCGGCCCACCTCGGGAGCCATCCGGATCGACGGTCGCCAGACCGCGCACATGGACCCCGGGGAC harbors:
- a CDS encoding type IV toxin-antitoxin system AbiEi family antitoxin domain-containing protein; protein product: MRIIDHIPPADRRGGVITTAALHRNGFGKVAIRRAVNRGSLTRIRRGWYRLAQAQESVVSAVRGGGVMSCCSALAFHGVWVLTDHHHVRTSRHASERLHRRTCCHHRRRRAPSRAVDDVDVALDVAMDCLPDDELLIVMESVVDKGLLSLDEVGAMAAGHGRRVTRLAMRMAPAQSGTETILRLAVSALRRAVRCQVPIPGIGRVDLLADGWLILECDSQRWHLDPKAWADDRRRDRKAAAEGFRVIRLTYDDVVLHLPETIQDIMAAIGHPPGRATRRRLATLLGTA
- a CDS encoding hemolysin family protein, with protein sequence MTEVLSNSALVLLFILIGGVFSAAEMSLVTLREAQVQRLVATHGARGRAIQRLVDDPNRFLSSVQIGVTVSGFLASAFGGATLSTHLDPVLIGWGLPPSVAAPVSLVLITVVISYFSIVLGELTAKRLAMQRAEGFSLVLGPFTSAISVVFKPLIRFLGFSTDLAVRVLGGDPGAARQEVTEEELRSMVVSSASLGKEERRILDEVFDAGEKSLREVMVPRTEVDFLNGSMTAAQAAAVVRDGSHSRYPVTDGSVDQIAGFIHVRDLLVLDPAERHAKVVQLVRPVVSLPDSVLLLKALSELRRRQANLAMVLDEYGGTAGIVTMEDLVEEIVGDITDEYDTVAPTDALHARLRDIDGLMTLEEFGDRVGLVLPEGPYDTVAGYFMSQSGQVPVKGAKISVHLESADAMAEQQDEEPEPNVEMTVTEVDGRRASWLDLRRIEATPAPSVDDGSERRP
- a CDS encoding phosphotransferase, producing MRGPDPDGSQLLTGPAVENLLRAAVDHAGGQLESWRLDHVDANPGRSTTATYQAVVRWPYGTRPELLGVSARSAGPVTSDTRAEIFADGDREVAVWLYPDDPDLPGLATAAYPERMADLITRLGLVGRPVSPAQVSLHMIGYRPRRRAVLRVDVTDPRRTFYVKVLRDRLFDEILARHRILLRGGVPSPIVAGTTDDNLLILAELPGRPLAKAIFDPVEPCTADDLIDVLDTMPAEVAALERRPPWTDAVDHYSQMVSAALPSQAGRLGWMSSMIVQGLAPVPPGDEATHGDFHEGQVHVADGRVCGVLDVDTIGPGRRADDLACMVAHLSTVQRMDAQQAARVHHLIRTWVPVFDERVDPTELRLRAAAVIISLATGPYRGQEPHWERETIAILDAAEALVRQVF
- a CDS encoding BMP family lipoprotein, with the translated sequence MFCFRRHPVKKSLTAVAAVISAMALSLSACAQAPDESGGSSASATGSSSQAAGSGSFKACMVSDSAGFTDKSFNQTSLAGLTKAASDLKVSTAKVESKDDKDYAVNIQSMIDAKCTMIVSVGFLLENATVAAAKANPDVNFAIVDSQPANAPKNLKPLIFNTAESSFEAGYLAASMTKSGKVGTFGGQKIPTVTIFMDGFAQGVDYYNTQKKKSVQVLGWDAKKQDGQFVPQPNPFQNVAGGKTTAQTLVNQGADIVLPVAGNAGNGALQVVKSSGGKVNAIWVDADGCDTQPTYCSSIITSVYKGMDVAVYDAIKAAKDGNFTGDPYVGSLKDGGTGLSPFHTFDSKVPADLKSELNAIKADIASGKIKITSTAQPK
- a CDS encoding ABC transporter ATP-binding protein — translated: MTSATTQESGVAAPVAEGLSLRGITKRFGTLTANDHIDLDIVPGRIHCLLGENGAGKSTLMNILYGLLDADEGTVHIDGRPQHFGNPKQAMAAGIGMVHQHFMLVDVFTVAENIILGREPSRAGVLNMRRARQRVRELSDRYHLDVTPDAVVENLPVGVQQRVEILKSLANDAKYLIFDEPTAVLTPQEIDELMAVMRALRDEGRAIVFITHKLREVQAIADDITVIRRGKVVGTASPKDPEGRLAELMVGRAVSLRVSKGAAKIGEPRLEIDHLTVADPTGAVMVDDVSLEVHGGEILCIAGVQGNGQTELAEALLGTSRPTSGAIRIDGRQTAHMDPGDTIAAGLGFVPEDRQRGGFVGGFTVAENLVINHLGQYTRAGNLNLSRIHTNAKERVEEFDIRTPSVDLPVSSLSGGNQQKVVLARELSRSLSVLVASQPTRGVDVGAVEFLHGRLVAERDKGTAVLIVSTELDEIEALADRIAVMYRGRIVGIVDAGTPREVLGLMMAGFSHEEAVASLRTDDKKEGADDEQH